Below is a window of Thunnus maccoyii chromosome 16, fThuMac1.1, whole genome shotgun sequence DNA.
AATCGCATGAAGATTTATATTTCCTTGAACTTAAAAGCCTGAAAGTTATAACACAAGTTGAATTTGCTAAAAGTGTATAACTGATTTTCCACATTAACCAACAGGTAAATTCTTAAACACAAGCTGTTATGGAGTCTAAAGGTCTTGGAtccaaataaacacataacTAAAACACATAGTTCTACATAATTTCTATGGATCATGGTTGCTGCCTgctgttgggtctctgtaaattaaagagtacagtctagacctgaTCTATGTGAAAATgacctgagataacttctgttgtgatttgatgttatataaataaaattgacttgacttgatatTAAAGCGCTGTCTTGCTATTACAACTTAAAACTCCAATCTTGAATCTCAACAGGCAGATTTATATCATAAAGAAACAGTGATAGATTTCAAACttacaaaatacagtttttaattacaaatggATCCAACAGATATATAATCTCCAGAGACTGATGGTAGATATTTAGACATTATTAAAGattctgccacacacacacagttgttttcacttattctaattacattttatcataGTAGGAAAAAtgcaggtgttactaataacattaacgatggctttGTTCTATTCAAGTATTCCagtaatgacattttatatcattttgatattgtttttttaattatttacacctgtgcttttcctaatGTGACATGTCAAACTGTCTTCCAGGAACAAGGCTGATGTGTGACACAAATTCAAAGCTTCACGTCTCAGAACTCCATCAGATGTGTGTAAGGTCCGTTGGTGTCGAGCTTCAGCACTTGTCTGTTTCCATACGTCCCGTGTTTCACCGTCACCTCGGCTCCGGTCCCGGCTGAAGCGGCGGCTGCCGTCATCTCCTTCTCGCACAGAGAGACGAAGGCGCTGTAGAGCCGCAGTCCGTCCTCTTTGCCGATGTTGTTGTGGTACTGCATGGCCTTGCCTTTGGCCTTCCCGCCCAGCGTGGCCTGAGGGACGATCAGCAGGCTGCCGGGAAGCTCCAACACCGAAACCATCTTCCCCGAGTCGGACTCACACAGCCGCAGGTTCAACAGTGTGGACACTGAacgacagagacacacaaagga
It encodes the following:
- the LOC121914028 gene encoding D-aminoacyl-tRNA deacylase 2-like, whose product is MLLCFCSQIDRGMVIYVCFFKGATDDILPKMVSTLLNLRLCESDSGKMVSVLELPGSLLIVPQATLGGKAKGKAMQYHNNIGKEDGLRLYSAFVSLCEKEMTAAAASAGTGAEVTVKHGTYGNRQVLKLDTNGPYTHLMEF